The following proteins are co-located in the Paroedura picta isolate Pp20150507F chromosome 18, Ppicta_v3.0, whole genome shotgun sequence genome:
- the MYZAP gene encoding myocardial zonula adherens protein isoform X2 — protein MRRYSSGVSLTTTTPRKPDDGDDGGRRRANVCRLRLTLPPEEGSLSQEGRSNTERTRKHLYQVPNGLSAENFSRGVVYGVVRRSDNNHNKEMVVYGWSTHQLKEEMKYIRDVRLTLERARKKMYGEYDEMKRKIQDLTNELAVSSTQQESLESHIKMHSAALDSFSEMNGSLTSASIELQKTLVDVTLENTVIRDQIKSLKQTHEQSMEKLKEKERQLETARVKNELLKLKVECSQEANAEVMREMTRKLYSQYEEKLQEEEQKHKLEKETLVAETNRLLKAIEEANKRMKLTETSLQEKDQRIGELDQFIQRMEEERQQLQKQLLERELQLHGTNLHSRAGRQRSHHLEEATASLRERIKHLDDMVLCQQKKVKHMVEEVMAHELFSTFSLRFIGR, from the exons ATGCGGCGCTACAGCTCCGGAGTcagcctcaccaccaccacccccaggaaGCCGGACGACGGCGACGACGGAGGCAGGAGGAGG GCTAACGTTTGTCGACTGCGTTTGACCCTGCCTCCCGAAGAAGGCTCGCTTTCTCAGGAAGGGAGAAGTAACACAGAAAGAACCAGAAAG CATCTCTACCAGGTGCCCAATGGATTGTCTGCAGAGAACTTCTCCCGCGGAGTGGTTTACGGGGTTGTTCGTAGATCTGACAATAATCATAACAAAGAGATGGTGGTCTACGGGTGGTCAACGCACCAGCTGAAAGAAGAAATGAAGTACATCAGGGAT GTGAGGCTAACTTTAGAAAGGGCACGGAAGAAAATGTATGGAGAATATGATGAGATGAAACGCAAAATCCAAGATCTTACAAATGAACTGGCT GTGTCGAGCACTCAGCAGGAATCTCTGGAAAGCCACATCAAGATGCACTCAGCGGCCCTGGACAGCTTCAGTGAAATGAACGGTTCTTTGACCTCGGCCTCCATCGAGTTGCAG AAGACCTTAGTTGACGTCACTTTGGAGAACACGGTCATACGAGATCAGATAAAGAGTCTGAAGCAAACGCATGAGCAGTCTATGGAAaaactgaaggagaaggagaggcagCTGGAAACGGCCCGCGTCAAGAACGAACTGCTGAAGCTGAAG GTGGAATGTTCGCAAGAGGCTAATGCAGAAGTGATGCGGGAGATGACCAGAAAGCTGTACAGCCAGTACGAGGAAAAGCTGCAGGAGGAAGAACAGAAGCATAAGCTTGAGAAAGAAACCCTCGTG GCTGAGACGAACAGGCTGCTGAAGGCCATTGAAGAGGCCAATAAGAGGATGAAGCTGACAGAGACGAGTTTACAGGAAAAGGACCAGAGAATTGGTGAGCTGGACCAGTTCATTCAGCGTATGGAAGAG gaACGTCAGCAGTTACAAAAACAGCTACTGGAGCGTGAACTCCAACTACACGGAACAAATCTTCACAGCCGGGCCGGCAGGCAGAG GTCACACCACTTGGAGGAGGCCACAGCCAGTCTGCGCGAACGGATCAAACATCTGGATGACATGGTTCTCTGCCAGCAGAAGAAGGTCAAGCACATGGTGGAGGAG GTAATGGCACATGAGTTGTTCTCCACATTTAGTCTCAGATTCATTGGAAGATGA